A window of Chitinophaga sp. MM2321 contains these coding sequences:
- the upp gene encoding uracil phosphoribosyltransferase produces the protein MIINLSETNSLVGEWLSEIRNVDVQQDRMRFRRNMERLGEVAAYEISKTLEYVDKEVTTPMGIATCRVLKEQPVLATILRAGLALHQGLLHYFDKADHAFISAYRKHNRDGSFDISLEYVSSPSIEGQVLILSDPMLATGSSLVKTIAHLEEIGKPSHIHLVVAIACTVGIEYVLRNTKADLTIWAGDIDDELTAKGYIVPGLGDAGDLAFGNKLQQ, from the coding sequence ATGATAATTAACTTAAGTGAAACCAATTCGCTGGTAGGAGAATGGCTAAGCGAGATCAGGAATGTAGATGTTCAGCAGGACCGTATGCGCTTCCGCCGCAATATGGAACGGCTGGGAGAAGTAGCCGCTTACGAAATCAGTAAAACATTGGAATATGTGGATAAGGAAGTTACCACGCCGATGGGCATAGCTACCTGCCGGGTATTAAAAGAACAGCCTGTACTCGCCACTATTTTACGCGCAGGACTGGCTTTACATCAGGGTTTACTGCACTATTTTGATAAGGCAGATCATGCATTTATCTCCGCCTATCGTAAACACAACCGCGACGGCTCTTTCGATATCAGCCTGGAATATGTGAGCAGCCCGTCTATTGAAGGACAGGTGCTGATCCTCTCAGATCCCATGCTGGCCACCGGTTCCTCCCTGGTGAAAACCATTGCGCACCTGGAAGAAATCGGAAAACCCAGTCATATCCACCTGGTAGTAGCGATTGCTTGTACCGTTGGTATTGAATATGTACTCCGCAATACAAAAGCTGATCTTACCATCTGGGCCGGAGATATTGATGACGAACTCACTGCGAAAGGCTATATTGTACCAGGCCTTGGTGATGCCGGTGACCTGGCTTTCGGAAACAAACTGCAACAATAA
- a CDS encoding PorP/SprF family type IX secretion system membrane protein: MKRALLFLAIFFNLNSLRAQDPHFSQFFASPLTLNPAYTGLFSGDYRLSGNYRSQWRSIAMPFVTGTAAIDFGILKNVISYTDIWGVGMMAMYDRSGGGALTSSYFSFSTAYHKGLDPEGNHTLAIGLQGTLVQKRLDNSKLQFENQIDNNGYNPLIPSNETLVNPKISYFDPNIGILYNGLIGEASNIYLGASYYHITQPTESFMDLTQNRLSYRWTVHGGGSVPVNGKDRFHTSILYMKQSTASELTFGGAYGFALNDMDDNPTTFYLGSWYRLKDAIIPYIGLEIKGFQVGLTYDTNISTLNPASHYRGGLELSLIYIHTKNENNKYKTLCPRF, from the coding sequence ATGAAAAGAGCTTTACTATTCTTGGCCATATTCTTTAATCTGAACTCACTGCGGGCTCAGGACCCTCACTTTTCGCAATTTTTCGCGTCTCCGCTTACACTTAACCCAGCATATACAGGCTTATTTTCAGGTGATTATCGCTTATCAGGCAACTATCGTTCACAGTGGCGCAGCATCGCCATGCCCTTTGTAACAGGTACTGCCGCTATAGATTTCGGCATCCTGAAAAATGTTATTTCCTATACAGATATCTGGGGAGTAGGTATGATGGCGATGTACGACAGAAGTGGTGGCGGCGCCCTGACTTCCAGTTACTTTTCCTTCAGCACCGCTTACCACAAGGGCCTCGATCCGGAAGGGAACCATACGCTGGCTATCGGTTTGCAGGGAACACTGGTACAGAAAAGATTAGATAACAGCAAGCTTCAGTTTGAAAATCAGATAGACAACAACGGTTATAACCCCTTAATTCCCAGCAATGAAACGCTGGTGAATCCTAAAATAAGTTATTTCGATCCCAATATCGGGATCTTGTATAACGGGCTCATAGGAGAGGCTTCCAACATATACCTGGGTGCTTCTTACTACCACATTACCCAGCCCACAGAATCATTCATGGACCTGACACAGAACCGGCTCAGCTACCGCTGGACCGTGCATGGCGGCGGCTCCGTACCTGTAAACGGAAAAGACCGCTTTCATACCAGCATCCTCTATATGAAGCAGAGTACCGCCTCGGAGCTAACTTTTGGCGGCGCCTATGGCTTTGCGCTCAATGATATGGATGATAACCCCACCACCTTTTACCTGGGTAGCTGGTATCGGTTAAAAGATGCCATCATTCCTTACATCGGACTGGAGATAAAAGGCTTCCAGGTAGGGCTCACCTACGACACCAACATATCTACCCTGAACCCCGCTTCCCACTACCGCGGCGGTCTTGAGTTATCATTGATCTATATCCACACCAAGAACGAGAATAACAAGTACAAAACCCTTTGTCCCCGCTTCTAG
- a CDS encoding EI24 domain-containing protein: protein MFSFREVLAAIQSYGKAHQFIMQHKLWKWILIPGIIYCLLFFIGFYFVWGYSGEFVEYLTRLLHITEWVQDLESSWVSFLFILVAFSVRIVFVFLYFSYFKYLFLIVAAPVFSYLSEKTEAILDHRSFPFSWSQLGQDILRGIKMSFRNIVYQTGAILVLLVVSFIPVIGWLTPMVGFFIEAYFYGFSMMDYSCERHRLSMKQSITFVRQHRGMALGNGIVFYLFMLIPVLGWMLAPSYAVIAATIDLQDKRLI from the coding sequence TTGTTTTCATTCAGAGAAGTGTTGGCAGCCATTCAATCATATGGCAAAGCCCACCAGTTCATTATGCAGCATAAATTATGGAAGTGGATATTAATACCGGGCATCATTTACTGCCTGTTATTTTTCATTGGCTTTTATTTCGTGTGGGGATATTCCGGAGAATTTGTGGAATACCTGACCAGGCTGCTGCACATTACTGAATGGGTGCAGGACCTGGAAAGCAGCTGGGTTAGTTTTCTCTTTATCCTGGTGGCATTTTCTGTGAGGATCGTGTTTGTATTCCTGTATTTTTCCTACTTCAAATATTTATTCCTGATCGTAGCCGCGCCGGTTTTCTCCTACCTGTCTGAGAAAACAGAGGCGATCCTTGATCACCGCAGTTTTCCGTTCAGCTGGTCGCAGTTAGGGCAGGATATTCTGCGGGGCATCAAAATGTCATTCCGGAATATTGTATACCAGACAGGCGCTATCCTGGTACTGCTGGTGGTTTCATTTATACCGGTGATAGGCTGGCTTACGCCGATGGTAGGCTTTTTTATAGAAGCATACTTTTACGGATTTTCCATGATGGATTACAGCTGCGAACGCCACCGCCTGAGTATGAAACAGAGTATCACATTCGTCCGGCAGCATCGTGGTATGGCACTGGGCAACGGGATCGTATTCTACCTGTTTATGCTGATTCCTGTACTGGGATGGATGCTGGCACCTTCTTATGCGGTTATTGCTGCTACTATTGATTTACAAGATAAAAGACTTATATAA
- a CDS encoding SAM-dependent methyltransferase produces the protein MNAPGKVYLIPTVLSADALYSIPAYVTPIVKQLRVFYVENERTARRYLKALDRSIVIDDLRLLLMHENHPPDLALAKKLLLEGTDIGVISEAGCPAIADPGHLIVQVAHSIDAPVIPMIGPNSILLALMASGMNGQNFQFVGYLPIKSPERGKMIRELEEISGKKNQTQLFIETPYRNNPMMRDILDNCKDDTQVCIAADITAPTEYIKTKTVKEWKTAIPEIHKKPAIFLLYAAEII, from the coding sequence ATGAATGCACCAGGCAAAGTGTACCTGATTCCTACCGTGTTGAGCGCAGATGCCTTATATAGCATCCCGGCTTATGTAACTCCTATTGTAAAACAGCTCCGGGTGTTTTATGTAGAAAACGAGCGTACTGCCCGTCGTTATTTAAAAGCACTCGACAGAAGTATTGTGATAGATGACCTCCGTTTGCTGCTCATGCACGAAAACCATCCACCAGACCTGGCTTTGGCAAAAAAGCTCTTATTGGAAGGAACGGATATCGGTGTTATCAGTGAAGCTGGTTGCCCCGCTATCGCCGATCCGGGCCACCTCATAGTACAAGTAGCGCATAGCATTGACGCACCAGTGATTCCCATGATAGGTCCCAATTCCATACTACTGGCCCTGATGGCCTCCGGTATGAACGGGCAGAACTTTCAGTTTGTTGGTTACCTGCCCATCAAATCCCCCGAAAGAGGAAAAATGATCCGGGAACTGGAAGAAATCTCAGGAAAGAAAAATCAAACACAATTATTTATCGAAACACCTTACCGCAATAACCCAATGATGAGAGACATCCTGGATAACTGTAAGGACGATACCCAGGTTTGCATCGCGGCAGACATCACCGCCCCTACTGAATACATCAAAACAAAAACAGTAAAGGAGTGGAAAACTGCAATACCCGAAATACATAAAAAACCAGCAATATTCCTCCTATACGCCGCAGAAATCATTTAG
- a CDS encoding M20/M25/M40 family metallo-hydrolase translates to MRKLFLPIVFACSLPALTMAQQSDSLMLRRIADEVLTHSPAYENLRTLTKKIGGRLAGSPQMAKAEKWGVEALKVAGADTVYLQECMVPHWVRGAREEARIISRRRDFVPPLQVLALGNSVGSSPAGVTAPVLEVTSFDDLEAKKDHVKGKIVFYNYPFNPTFIKTFHAYGDAVQYRGQGASRAAKYGAVAVIVRSMSHSTDNYPHTGAMTYDSAYPKIPAVAIGLKDAERLSLRVKDDPSAQVFLRTNCRMLPDTIGHNVIAELRGSKYPDQYITVGGHLDSWDVSEGAQDDGAGCVQSIEVLRAFKALGIQPARTLRVVLFANEENGTRGARKYAAEAKARNEKHIFALESDAGGFTPRGFSSTMDADKKAIMISWKPLFEPYGLHDFEEPGGGTDVGQLHQALGTPMAELYPDSQRYFDIHHAPNDVFEGVNKRELELGAFGMAGLIYMVDLNF, encoded by the coding sequence CATAGTCCGGCATATGAAAACCTTCGTACCCTCACCAAAAAGATAGGTGGCCGTTTGGCCGGATCGCCACAAATGGCGAAAGCAGAGAAGTGGGGCGTAGAAGCATTGAAAGTCGCTGGTGCAGATACGGTATACTTACAGGAGTGTATGGTGCCTCATTGGGTACGCGGCGCCAGGGAAGAGGCCCGCATCATCTCCCGCCGGCGGGACTTTGTACCTCCCTTACAGGTGCTGGCATTGGGTAATTCTGTAGGAAGCTCTCCCGCAGGCGTCACTGCCCCGGTACTGGAAGTGACTTCTTTCGATGATCTCGAAGCTAAAAAAGACCATGTAAAGGGAAAGATCGTTTTCTATAATTATCCGTTCAACCCAACTTTCATAAAAACATTTCACGCCTATGGCGATGCAGTCCAATACCGGGGGCAGGGCGCCAGCCGTGCAGCGAAATACGGTGCGGTAGCGGTTATTGTGCGCTCTATGTCGCATTCTACGGACAACTATCCGCATACCGGCGCCATGACGTATGATTCGGCTTATCCCAAAATCCCCGCAGTGGCCATCGGCCTGAAAGATGCGGAGCGCCTGAGTCTCCGTGTAAAAGACGACCCCAGCGCACAGGTTTTTCTGCGCACCAACTGCCGCATGCTGCCCGATACCATCGGACACAATGTAATTGCAGAACTGCGGGGCAGCAAATATCCGGACCAATACATCACAGTAGGCGGCCACCTCGATTCCTGGGATGTAAGCGAAGGCGCACAGGATGATGGCGCCGGCTGTGTACAATCCATCGAAGTGCTGCGCGCATTTAAGGCACTGGGTATTCAACCCGCGCGCACCTTGCGCGTAGTGCTGTTTGCCAATGAAGAAAACGGTACCCGTGGCGCCCGCAAATATGCAGCGGAAGCAAAAGCACGTAATGAAAAACATATTTTCGCACTGGAAAGTGATGCCGGCGGTTTTACTCCCCGTGGCTTTTCTTCTACCATGGATGCTGATAAAAAAGCTATCATGATCAGTTGGAAGCCCTTATTTGAACCCTACGGACTACATGATTTTGAAGAACCAGGCGGTGGAACGGACGTCGGACAACTGCATCAGGCATTAGGTACCCCAATGGCTGAACTTTATCCCGACTCCCAGCGTTATTTCGATATTCATCATGCCCCCAACGATGTATTTGAAGGGGTGAATAAACGTGAGCTGGAACTGGGCGCATTCGGCATGGCCGGCCTTATCTACATGGTAGACCTTAATTTCTGA